CAGCAGTTGCATCGCTGAGACCCCTCCGTCGGAGGTGCTGGCAGCATCCGGCTTCCGGCCTGTTATCCGTCCAATTACGGTCACGAACATTCACGGTCAACTTCTACGCTGTTGTTGGCCTTCGGCCGGACCAGCGTCGATTCCAAACAAGCAATTCGTCAAATAATCGCCACGATGGAGATCTTGAAGCCAGAAAGAACCAGTTGCCCAAGAAAAGTCAACCGACACAACCACAGATCACATTCCGCCAATTCGCTGGTCGtgctcttgctgctggcCTACGTAGTCTTGTAGTCGCCATGAGTCCAACCGGTATCAAGACAGCGTTCCGGCAGAGCCCAGGCGCAACAACATTAGGAATCTTCATGTGAGTCCCAGAGCACACCCTTGGCCATTTCCTTATGGTAACGATATCAGCCTCGGCGTGGTGTCAGTCATTGGCGCATACACCGTCTACCTCTACTTCAACTACTTCTACCACTACCAATTCACAAGATACCCAAAGCCCATCGCAAACTCTTTACGACGAGCTCTATACTATACCAACATCAGTCCCGATTCCGAACTGGCTCTCAAGTATTACAAGCGCGCCATGGATCAATGCGCAGAGCATGGCCTAGATCCCTACTCTGACGAAGTTCTTGGTATTCGTATCCAGACTTCACACTGGCTGCAGAAGATCGGAAATTACAGCGGCTGCTTGCAGGTTCTTGAGGGTATCCTTGCCGATTGTAACAGGTGGATTCGGGTTATGGAGCAGTCCGTCAAGGAAGGCAAAGTCAACGATGACGGCAGACTTGTCAAGCCTGCATCCGAGACGCCTGAGGCCTCTTCGACCCACGTTGCGAACGATACCACTTCTCCCAATGAGCAAGAAGCGACTGACGGGGAGTTCGTACCCGAAAGCTTATGGCATAAGAGGCAACGTCTTCTTACTAAGACTGTTGGGATTGCTATCAAACTTGGAGAGCTATACGCCGACGAACACGTTCTTGACCCTGACAACTCTCAGAAGCACCTCATTTGGGCTGTTGAAACCGCTTTAAAAGAATTCCGTCGCCGCAAGGAGGAGGGTATTAAGCCTGGAGAGGGTGACTGGCTAAGCCCAGAACAAATGGGTGGCGCTATGGAATCTTTGGGTCGTGACTATGAGCGCAAGAACCAGTTCCATCTCGCGATCCCTCTTTTCTTCCAAGCTCTTCGTCTTTGCGAAACGCCCTGCCACCGCCCCATCATTATGAACAACCTCGCTGTCAGTTTCGCCCAACATCCCATATTTGTTCCGCCTACCAGCGAGCCCTCCGAGATGATTAAGGAGCTGCATGACCCTGCCATGCCCGCCACTCGAAAAGAGTGCTTAGAAGCTGCGCAGAACTGGGCCAAGAACGCTTATAAGCATGCAAAGGATGTTAGTGGCGACGAGCGTACAGACGAATGCGACGAGGCTTGCGCTGTTGCTCTGTGTAACTGGGGCGATGTCGCAGCCATGTTGGGCAACAATGACTTGGCTCGCAAGAAGTACAAGCAGTGTATAGAAATGGCGGGCAAGCTTGGCTTTCCACATGCAGTGAAACAGGCTCAATCAGGACTTGCTAAGCTGGCCTGAAAGCAAAAGACATATGAAACACTTTCTCTACTCTGAATAGAGCATCTCGAATGTCTTCGGGATGAGGCACTTGTATATCAACTCGGCTTAGCCATGTAACAATACGATGATAGATGAAATAACAACGCGCCAATGATGACCAGAGACATCTGTCCCAGAAACTCCACAGAGCAGCAGCTTTTGTTGACTGTCATatcattctcaacagcatGACTCGACATTTATACTTGTTTACAACGCACCAAGTCGGATCGTAATTTCCAGACAGGAAATGGTATCTGACAGTTAATTCTAGAGCCCAAGTTGCATTCCGTTCATTATTTGATTcctttaaaaaaaaaaaaacatccCAGACCTGAGCTCCTAACACAAATCCTTGAAGACACCGGTACGCCTAGCGATCATGCCATTCATTGTCTGTCTGAACCCAAACTCCGGCCCAAAAGGCCTATCCCGTCTTCTGTCGCTTTGCTTCCAATCCGCTTGCTACAGTTGGTGCTGTCCCTCCATTTCCGTTAGCAGGGAGGTCGGCTAGTGCAGTTCTCCCATCCGCTGGAGGAGGTCGTTTCATTGCCGGGGGTCGATAGCTGCCCCTATTTGCGAGTGGACTGCCTGGACCAGAAGGGGCGCCAATTCGACGAGTCTGATCGAGCGAGGGGTTTATGACATTTCCGCGTGCGCTCTGGGAGCTGGACATGGATGGTCGCACTGGGGTAAAGCTATTCGTGTTAGAGCGTGTAGCAGGTGCCACTGTTGCTTGACTATTGGTCGGAGCAACATGTTGGCCATTCCTTGCAACAGGTTTGGATGAAGTGTGGTCGATACCAGGGGTTTTTCGAATAGATGGACTTTCTGCCTTGGGGTTGAAGGCCTGCTGCCCCTGTGGCAAAGCAAGACGAGCATTACTCGAACCTTCTAGAGTGGATTCTGGCAGTTGATTCACGGCCTTTGCAGAGAAGAACCCTACGGTTTCGGGCATGTTTTGAGGTCCATTGGGTGGTGGGCGAGGGTTGCCGATCTGGTTTGGAGTTGTTCGTCCTGAAGGTCCACCTTGTGGGCGATTGGAAAGTGTGGCTGCACCATTGGGGGGGGTTGGACGTTGCTGTCCATGAATCGGAGTTTGCGGTGCTCGATTCGGAGGTCCAGTAGAATTCGACCTACCAGTTTGTTGCTGAATTTGTTGGGCTGCTGTTCTGTTGGCGGGTTTCTCATTTGCAGATTGGCCCAAGATTGATGTTGAAAGCATAATTTCGTCCGGGTGGCCATCTTCTGGAACACAGAAGTCTGCCTCGTCAAGCTCTACAGATATTCAGCCTCGATTTCCTCAAATCCATCGGAGGACAAGATACCTCCAAGATAATCGTCAAATGACTCTGCAACAGGGAGTGGCGGCACCGGCTCTGTCTTGACCACAGGCGCAGCGGGCGCCTCTGAAGTAGCGGCAGCGGCGGGTTCTTGTCTTACAACATCACGCTTGATGAAGTCAGCGTGGCGGTGAAGATTGTCTTGATCGAACTTTTTAACGGGCTCGGCTTTCATTTTGGTGACTTGTTTCACGTAGTCTTTGTCGTATATGCAGTTGCCCAAGACGTTACCAAAGCTCCTCAAGGCGCGTTTCAATCCGTCGGTAGTGCCCTCCTTCTTAGCCTTTTCGAAAGCCATTGCCTTTCCTTTTGCGTTCTCGATGGATCCGTATCCAATATCCTCATGGTAGGTGCCATCGCGTAGTGTAATTCGGACGATGACCGATAAACCGATACTGACACGCTGTGTTTGAGGGTTTTCGTCGGCGAAGTCAACCTGAATGTTTTGAATGGAGGACGACCATCCATTAAAGCCAAAAACTTCATTCGCTAAGGTGATACACTTCTCAGCAGTTAGGTAATGGACTTTGGTGCCACCAGGGCCTGCACGGGCAGAAATGTACTCGGGGCCAAGTTGTTTATCCAGTTTCGCTGAGATAGTTGCAATGTCCTTGGCAGCCCATTCGGCGACTCGTAGACGCGGCTCCTCGAAAGGATTCGTCACTGCAGTGTGCTGATCGCCTGGGCTGGGGAAACCGTTAGTGGTAACAACATTAAACGCGACACGTCTAGGGACATACGCAGGCATGGTGAATGCTTGAAAACAGAACAAAATTTATGTACACATGAAGAACTCGGAAAGTGTCAGCATTGAGGGTTCGTAGTAATAGAGCAAAATTGAGACAGTATAAGGTACGGAGTAGAGTTGAGGGCAAAACTTCGCCAGCAGTGGCGGGCTTGATATTGATTAATGAGCAAGAGCGCGTTAACGGTCAATCCAGGCAGTCGCGCCTCCACTTCAGAGTGACGGGAGAGCACGTGACACTGCTTAGGCACCTTCGTCAGGTTGGTAGCCCGTCAGAAGGTACTAACCTAGTACGGGATTCCTGTTCTATACGAGTGCTCCGCCGACTCCCAAGACTTGTGTGCAACTGTAACCAGATTGTCGAGGGACCCCGATTGCCCCTCATGTCTCGAGCTACCTTGTGTCTATTCAAATTAAATGACTTAGGCAACTTCTTGTTCCTGGACCTTAGTACCTCCATCATGGATTTGATACCTTGTCTTTGGGAGGCGAGAAAACTCAAGACTTCTATCCTACATGATGACAAAAGGATTACggtaaatttagtatagatTCAAGAAGATTTAGTATATAATCAGTGGCCTTTGGACTAGATGGCTAGTAATTTTGGCATCTTAAGTTaaggtcagaagttttcttacTCCCTAAGGCTTGTGACACTTAGTATTTTTAATACCAAGTTTATcggcttcaagctcaagaaaaggaTCTCGATCACAGTGAGAACATCTCAAAGAGGAATGCCATTTCTTGAAACTGGAGGGTTGTAAATACACGAAGCTCGAGACGCAATTAGGATACAAATACCCATTAGGGCTTACCTGCTTTACATAACATAGTGTTCGTCTTGGACCATTTTAGCTATAAAGGTTTCCTCTTGACGACAATATAGCTTGAATAACCTAGGTTCAACAGCTGCCTTATCTGATAAACGTTCATTCAATGCATTGAGGTCACCTAGATGCGGCTATCAGTCTTTCCCTTTCGGTTTAGTGATAGGGACGGAATAGAGCCGGGTCGTCTGCATAATTCCACGGGATCTGAAAGACGGATACTATTTACTCCACGATAGGTCCTGGTCAGGGTGACATATTTGGCTGACAGAAAAAAGTACATGCAGGAATATCAACAGGTTGCATCGACACGTATCCAGTGGTGGTCGTCACAAGAAACCATTGAATGAGGTTCGTCGAGAACGGTCTGCAAGCTTTCTGCCAAGACTGTCAAGATAACAAACGAAATATATATCAAATTTCTACATACAGGCACACGCAGTCTGTCTGCGCTGTCGGGGTTGCTTGGGAAATCAACCAATCCGTATAACAGTAATCCCTACTGGTTCATAAGTGAAGGAAAGGGATATAAAAAATGCACGCAAAACGCCGACCACCCTGTCGTAAAATAAAGAAATGGGTGCCTCAAGTCTATGCCGCCAATGCTGCCAAATGAAAGTCGTCGTAATGATTTGGTCGTAATATGTGCGAAGATGACTCGTCCGGTGCGCCGCGATATGCAATCATTATCTTGGAGAGCTCCAGGTCACAACTGTCCCTACCAGGGTCCAACTCTAACGGGAGCTCCATAGGTACCAGACATGAGCTGGTTGAGAATAGAATTAGGGTCAGAGGGCCCTCCAGCTCCTGGGTTTGCATTGGCGCCTATCCATCCAACACTCGTGGACATGGCGTTGATTGCTGAGGCAAGACGATCACCGGATTGTTCATTGTGTCGAGACAAAATTTGGTCCCATCCTCCAGTATGTAAATTAAAACCACCAGCCCTCTTGCCAGCCTCGTTGATAACGAGTGCCCATGCCTTCGATATTTCCTCATACGCAGTTTCCTTATGGTGTCGGTATGTCTGCGGCTCCCAATTGGGAAGTCTATGAATAATGTTTGTGGCCTCGTCCAAGAATTCAAGTGATTTGGTAGGCTGGTTTTCATTTGGTGGGAGGAATTGAGGGGTGAAGTCAGACAGTGCGTCAATCAAAGCAACCAGCGGCTCTTTAATTCGATAGTAGGTGTATTCCGGGCTAGTTTCGCCGTATGGAATGGCATCCTTCAACTTCGCCTCGTAACCTTGCAAAACTTGCAGGGCGGACGGAACTGAAGGTCGAGGAGCTTGTGAGACAACCTCATGACCAATATCGGGATGGGTTTCGCATATGCGCTCAAGGACGGTTCTTAGTTGAGAAGTATCAAGAGTCTCGAGAAGTCGTGGAAGTGCAAGAGGTCGACCGATGACTTCGTTGGATCGAACTTTCTTCGATGGTCGAGCTAGAGGTCGAGCAGAGATGGTAGGAGAACTCCTGGGTGACATGgtctcatcaccatcctcgTCAGCTTTCCGCTTTCGAGAGGCCATACTGTGAAAGGGAGGCACTAAGTGTGTTAGTGGCGAAGAGCAGTTAGGGTGGAAGAGTTGAGTGAGTTATCGCATCTCGAATGGGGAATGATTGAGGCACGAGAGCACTTACGGGATCGCTGAGGGGAGAGACGAGGGTTTTCGTGTTGATGAGGGAAGACAGGAGGCTGAGGCGAGAGCAGAACGTTCATGTTGTCGCAAGTCCAAAAGCACCCGNNNNNNNNNNNNNNNNNNNNNNNNNNNNNNNNNNNNNNNNNNNNNNNNNNNNNNNNNNNNNNNNNNNNNNNNNNNNNNNNNNNNNNNNNNNNNNNNNNNNNNNNNNNNNNNNNNNNNNNNNNNNNNNNNNNNNNNNNNNNNNNNNNNNNNNNNNNNNNNNNNNNNNNNNNNNNNNNNNNNNNNNNNNNNNNNNNNNNNNNNNNNNNNNNNNNNNNNNNNNNNNNNNAATACAAATGGGTCGAGAGTCAGCGTTAAGCGCTGTGAATGTATGATGGGAGCGTTTGCTTGGCCGAATTGCTATACCGAGCGATACGATATGTCAAGTGAAATAAAGGAATCGTGGCGGAGGGTAAATGGCGTAGAAGAGGGTTTTAaaaggtggaggaggatgaagaggtgGACGGGACTGGTGAAGTTGGGGTTGGTCAGGCTTTGAATGAGGGAGAGTTCCAAGGTTCCAGTGTTTTTGGTCCGTTGTCTGGGACTAGTGAATTTTGCCTGGGCCTAGGTCGATGGGGGTCACGAGGCATCTCATTCGCTCCGGCCACACCTGAGGCCCCCGTCGCAAGCCGCCCAGGCCTGGTAGCCACACGTGAACAGGGACAGGTTGAGGGGCATCTTCATGGTCCCCAGTACTAATTTAGCACCTTTTTGGGCTCAAGTGGCTGTTGGTTGGTTTTAATTTTCCTTCACCGCGCTGGCCGGGTCTACAGTTCTATGTCATGACCCTCGCAAATTTTCGTTAAGCGTCAATTCAAGTATTTTTCTTCACAGCTTATATGTCAGAAGCGGTATAGGATTAGAAATCCGCCGGGTCTCTTCATGACATACCCACCAATCAACACCACGGCAAAGTTAAGATTAACTAAGCCCGGGCCGTCCTGACGGGGCCGGATCGGGTCCTTTCCCTAATTCGGCCGCCACCACCAGGCTTCGGCCGGTGACGGCCTCGGCGATGTATGTCGGGCCTGTATCTCTCAGGCCCCGGAACAACGAGCTGCAGGCATGAATGTTCTCATCAATCACCTACTTATCAACGATGTCGATAGATTGGCATGATCATGATAGCTTATGGTTGAGCCGCAGGTAAATGATACTAATTATGATGAAGTCACGGCTGGCATAGCTCCTATACAGGGCCGTACCTGTGGTAAGCTCAGTTCCATGGATGATTCACTGACAATTTTGCTTGATAAATTCTGCCATTGGATGTTTGGGATGTTTCTGAGACAGCGAAACCCCTGTTGCTAGGTATATTGGAAGACTAGTGCCGTCCAGGCGGTGAATAACATGATTACCAGTTGTTCGTCTTGCTTGCCAAGATGCGACTTGAGCAAAATCGTATATTTGACACCAGCCTCAGTTGTTTACCTTTCTATGCTGATATCACCAGGCAAGTTAGCAAACTATAGATTCTCCGTGATGGCATCAGCCTAGAAGATCGCTGCCTTCGTACTTCCCAATAGTGCACAGGCACCAAATGCCACTGCGCCCATCCACAAGCATCAATGCCCAAAAATCGTCAAACTGGTAACATGGCTTTTTATCTCATTGTCAGTATCACGTTTCAGCACAGTTCAACAACTGTCCTTGTATGcccttctcatcattttTTCAGAGGTTGAATGAGCTTACCATAAGGTGCTTGGGGTTGGCATAGCGCTGAGAAGTTGATTCCCGGTCAGTGCTCACCAAAATCTCACCAATAAAGTCTTTTCCCCTTGTTCAACAATCTGTAAACTTCTCCCTAATTCCGGGGGCTGGTTTTTTTCAATGCGGCGGACAACGGACAACGGACAACGGACAACGCATTCAATCGGTACCTGACAGGCCCACCATCGGAGGAAATCAGGTTTTCAAGGGTCCGGCGCGGCAGACCCACATCTCCGAGTTTCTTATCTCTTATCGCAATAAAACAGGCAGAAAATTTCTAGTGACTTTATCCTTAGACTCGTCTGtcaaccatcatcaccacaaTGGCgacaaaggaaaagaaagagaagaagtccaAAACTCCTAGGTCGGAACCAAAGACCGAGAACCCCGAGAAGACTATCGAAATTGAGAAGGTCGAATCGACAGAAGCTGCCGAGATGGCAGAGTCTGAAGCCGCCGCATCCTCTTCCAAGCGCAAAATCGAACTCGAAGAAATCGAAGTCGACGTAGACGCACCCGAGCCCCCGTCCAAGCGCGCAAAGCGTGCGCTCAAGAAGGGCAAGTCATTGCCTTCGAAACAGGATAGCGATGACGAGAAAAAGGGCGATAAAGATGGCAAGGATAAGAAAGCCGTTCGGTCAGAGCACAGTGTCTGGATCGGCAACTTGCCATTTCATGTCACGGCTATGGAGCTGCGCAAGTGGCTCGTCGATAACTCCGGAGGCGTCATCACTGAAGAGATGATCACTCGGGTCAAGCTACCAACCAACAAGGAACCTGGCCGGGATAAGAGCGTCAAGCCAGCAAACAAAGGGTTTGCCTACGTCGATTTTACAGAAATCGGTCCCAAAGTCTCCGCTATCTCTCTTACCGAGAGTGACCTTAATGGTCGAAAACTTCTCATCAAGGATGCGACATCGTTTGAGGGTCGGCCCAAAAAGGAGCCTGAGTCCACTGAAGAGAACGCCAATGAGGGAAAGACCAGCAAGGAGCAAAAGCAGGATGTCAATGCCAGTCGCAAGATTTTCGTGGGTAATATGAGCTTCAAAACAACTGAGGACGACCTATACAGAAACTTTGAGAAGTGCGGCGAGATCGAATGGGCCAAGGTTGCGACCTTCGAGGATACTGGGAAGTGCAAGGGCTTTGGTTGGGTTAAGTTCCAGGACCCCAATGCTGCTGCATGGGCCGTCAAAGGTTTCGTCAAAATTAAAGAGGCAGTCGAGACAGAGGACGATTTcaaggacgaggaggagaaggacaagtCGCAGCAGAAGCAGTTCAAGACACGCAAGTGGTGGGTAAACCGAATGCTGGGTCGCGAGCTCAAGGTGGAGTTGGCCGAGGATGACCAAGTACGGTACAAGAAGCGGTTCGGCAAGGATCGTAAGGCACTTCCCGACAAGGACAGCAACCCACGAGGTCGACCTCCGCCGCGCAAGTATGATCAAACGAATGGCGCAGTGCGGGAGAGTAATGATGCTCATGGGGAGGTTGCGAAGCCGCTCAAGGAGGCTGAGGATATATCTGTTGCGAGACTGACGGGCGCGGTTGTAAAGCATACAGGTACGAAGATGACGTTTGACTAAGTACAGCGAGATACATTCCATGTTCCGAGATACCCATTTATAGTTCCAATGGTTCCTTGTGTCCGATGTGAAAAGATGTATACATCATGAGTGAGACTTACCTTACGCGTGGGGACTCTTTCGAATTAGTCGTTCCGTTATAGATCCGGAGGCCCATTGCAATTTCCCCGCATTTACATACCAGCGATCCCGGTCATTCAATGAGTGCCAGATACAAGAGATACAATATTCATTCGCCTCCTGTAGCATTTCATTATGTATCAGTCTCAAATCACTTTCGTCATGGACACCATTTGTCCTTGGTATGATGGCTTGtcaagagaaggagaatcATGGCTAATTCATCTTAGGACATACCTTGGAAAGAGGAGGTACATCTTCCATCTTCATTGGCTCACCTTGACTCTAATAACCGTTTGACGTTTTACAGACTCGATGAGGCTCTGGCTCAGTTCCGCTCCTCaaattcttcatcctccatctccttcaagCTCCATTTCGCATCTTATCAGCCCAACCCAAACCGTCCTGAAACCATCCCGGACCGAGCTGCATATGCCCTGCACAAGAAGCATAATGACAATCAAGAGGCCCAGAAAATCTTCGAAGAGCATATGCTCTCACTTGCGCAGCCACTGAAACTTCCCATAGCCTTTACGGGACCAACTGGTAACTCATTTCCTGGACATCGGGTCATCCAACAAGTTCAGGAGTCCCAGGGAGCTGAAGTGGCGAACAGGCTCGTGGACGCGGTGTTCAGGTTGTACTTTGCGGAAGGCCGACATCCTGGTGCTGACGATATGTTGGTCGAGGCATGTGTTGAGGCTGGTATAGATGAGGGAGTGGCAAAGAGCTTGGTGGAAGATAAATCCAGAGGTGAAAGGGATACCAAAGAAAAGATCAGAAGTACAGGTATGGACATCGATGCCGTGCCGACTGTAGTCATTGAAGGGCGAAGGAGAGACTTGACACTCACGGGCCTGAAAGAAGTCTCGGAGTATATTAAGGCCATGGAGACAATAAGTAAGGAAAGTTCATAATTAAGCATGCTTATGATGAGAGGCAACGAAGGCATCGGTCATAACATATGATTCGTTTTCAGTGGAAAGAAATGCTAATAGTAAATACATGAAGAAACGAAGGGCATGGTATCGTTATTACAAAAGTTTTCCCACTATTTCCAGGAGCTCGTCATCATTTCATTCATGTTTCTCGTACTGCGTTCACTTCATGAGCGACTGAACATCAGGGGTACTAATACACTCCGACTCTCCAGTGCTCTTCGATCCTCCATGACCATGCTGGGGCCAAATGCCGTACCAATATCCCGGCCTGCCAGAAAGCGACATGCGTTAGCTTCACCGACACGAGGTTTCTTGCTATGGCAGAACTCGCGGCTCAGCTTGGACAGGACAGCGGCCTTGGCCTTTTGCAAGGCGCTCACTCTCGCgacagcatcttcagctAGAAGACGGTGGGCCTCTTCCTGCTCTATGTTGCGCTGAACGGGAGAAATGCCTTCATCCGGGTCTCGACTGGCATTCTTCCTTGCGGTTGGGTCATAAGTTGTGGGTTGCAGCAGCACGGGCTGGGGATCACTGATCAAGATGGGGGCGGTGATGTTGGGGACAGGAGTTGAGGGACGGAGGATTTGTTCCTCCACAAAAGGTTGGAGTCGAGGACGAGAGGTCTTGTGGCGGCGTGATAGGGAGTGTTGGGAGGACTTGGGTGAGGGAGACGGTGTTTCAGGGGCATCCTCAACACTGCTGCGATGCTTGCGTCTGCGGCGACGAGAGCGTTTCTTTCTAAGTTTTGTGCTGAATCCGGCATCTGATTCATATACAGGGGCAGAAAACTGTTCATTGGCAGTGATCTCTCCAGTAGGGTCATCAACGACTTCGTTTTCAATGTCGCCGAAGGGGAAGCCACCGAGGTCCATGTCCAAGAGCTCACGACTAGCGGCAGTCACAGCAGCACTTGGGCTAGGAAGATGTTCTGAGCTGGGGCTTGTGACAAGACTGTATTCTGATTGGGCGGCCATGCTGTTGCTTCGAGACCAGGAATCGTCAGTGTCGATGGGCGCAAGGACATCGTCCCAGTTACCATTATCAGCAAGGACGACACTCTCGAAGTCGAATTCTTTGACTGTTGGACGGTGTGAGTTGATCAAGTTGCTGAGCTGAGGGGCGTTCATAACAGCATTGCGAACTTGAAGGTATCGCAATTTTGGGAAGTAAATAGCCCCCTTTCCAGGAGTCTCAGGTAAGGGAGACATAGGAGATGTAACCTCGTGGAAAAGTTTCTTGGAGGCACGGGGCGGTGAGAAGAGGGGGTCAGAAGCCAGAGCAACTGGGCAAGGCCCTTTGCGACCAAGCCATGTGAATGCGAACTTCTCTAGGTTGGGGGCAAATGTGCGGACGTATTCGTCCAAGATCTTCAAATGGTCACGACCTGGCGATGTTCCATAAAAGTCCCAAGCATCCACCGAGATGGAGAGCTTGTTGATCTGGCGCCAGCGTCTTCCAGCCGATGGGACTGTTCCAAAGCCGTTGACGTGACGAAGGTAGTTGAAAGCCGCAGGGTGCAGTTGAGAAAGGGACAGCTTGTGAAGCTTCTCTAGAGGAGCACGCTCAAGGGAGATACGCAAGCTGATAAGAGCATAGTCGACAATGTCACGGCGATATCGCTCTCTAGGATCCTGGCCAGGACATCTGATAGTC
This DNA window, taken from Fusarium oxysporum f. sp. lycopersici 4287 chromosome 7, whole genome shotgun sequence, encodes the following:
- a CDS encoding DNA repair and recombination protein RAD52, whose translation is MPAPGDQHTAVTNPFEEPRLRVAEWAAKDIATISAKLDKQLGPEYISARAGPGGTKVHYLTAEKCITLANEVFGFNGWSSSIQNIQVDFADENPQTQRVSIGLSVIVRITLRDGTYHEDIGYGSIENAKGKAMAFEKAKKEGTTDGLKRALRSFGNVLGNCIYDKDYVKQVTKMKAEPVKKFDQDNLHRHADFIKRDVVRQEPAAAATSEAPAAPVVKTEPVPPLPVAESFDDYLGELDEADFCVPEDGHPDEIMLSTSILGQSANEKPANRTAAQQIQQQTGRSNSTGPPNRAPQTPIHGQQRPTPPNGAATLSNRPQGGPSGRTTPNQIGNPRPPPNGPQNMPETVGFFSAKAVNQLPESTLEGSSNARLALPQGQQAFNPKAESPSIRKTPGIDHTSSKPVARNGQHVAPTNSQATVAPATRSNTNSFTPVRPSMSSSQSARGNVINPSLDQTRRIGAPSGPGSPLANRGSYRPPAMKRPPPADGRTALADLPANGNGGTAPTVASGLEAKRQKTG